Proteins from one Stenotrophomonas aracearum genomic window:
- a CDS encoding RelA/SpoT family protein: protein MNRASVPGLDGLLNRPSAAALPAMLRDALLQRWQADDADHTQAAAWPVLADTLDALALLSADDSALLAALLFDLPWLRAGLEGLPLGSHKAAVVGLLDGLDAADQVWALHAGRDAGRNSEGLRRLLLSIIHDLRVVPILLARQLARMRAADRLPEEERRALAQLTRDIHAPLANRLGIWQLKWELEDLAFRHLEPETYRRIAREVDETRLARERYVEHVKKVLSRELLAQGIEAEVSGRPKHIYSIWRKMQKKRLAYEQLYDIRAVRVMVKDVAACYAALGVVHSLWAPVPSEFDDYIARPKANDYRSLHTAVVGPEGRTIEVQIRSHDMHAQAELGVAAHWRYKEGSKGAEKAFDRKITWMRQLLEQSQEGNSGELAGALDAELTEDRVYALSPKDEVMDLPQGATPLDFAYHVHTMVGHRCRGAKVNGRIVPLTYRLRSGDRVEILTGKEADPRRDWLLASNGYLASNRSREKVRGWFHKLDRARNVQAGRDLLDRELKRLGLQQADLSIATRKFHADSVDDLYIQVALGDTGPHQVSRALLEAERAATQPAAPVLPRPTARRDSLGTSKFTVQGVGNLLVQLARCCQPVAGEPIVGYLTRTRGVTVHRTDCAALARLSATSPQRILPVEWGQAGGGYEVDVVVDAVDRRWLLKDITNLIAQEDAYVLDIHSDNVRNSGRAHLRLRLKVSDYGQLSNLLGKLDALPGVSDARRLG from the coding sequence GTGAACCGCGCTTCCGTCCCCGGCCTGGATGGCCTGTTGAACCGCCCCTCGGCCGCCGCGCTGCCCGCCATGCTGCGCGACGCGCTGCTGCAGCGCTGGCAGGCTGACGACGCCGACCACACCCAAGCCGCAGCGTGGCCGGTGCTGGCCGACACCCTGGACGCACTGGCCCTGCTCTCGGCCGACGACAGCGCGCTGCTGGCGGCGCTGCTGTTCGACCTGCCGTGGCTGCGCGCCGGGCTGGAGGGGTTGCCACTGGGGAGCCACAAGGCGGCGGTGGTCGGGCTGCTGGACGGCCTGGATGCGGCCGACCAGGTCTGGGCACTGCATGCCGGGCGGGACGCCGGGCGCAACAGCGAAGGTCTGCGCCGGCTGCTGCTCTCGATCATCCACGACCTGCGGGTGGTGCCGATCCTGCTGGCCCGGCAGCTGGCGCGGATGCGCGCGGCCGACCGCCTGCCCGAGGAAGAGCGCCGCGCGCTGGCCCAGCTGACCCGCGACATCCATGCGCCGCTGGCCAACCGGCTGGGCATCTGGCAGCTGAAGTGGGAGCTGGAAGACCTGGCGTTCCGCCACCTGGAGCCGGAGACCTATCGCCGCATCGCGCGCGAAGTCGACGAAACCCGGCTGGCGCGCGAGCGCTATGTCGAGCACGTCAAGAAGGTGCTGTCGCGGGAGCTGCTCGCGCAGGGCATCGAGGCCGAGGTCAGTGGGCGTCCAAAGCACATCTACAGCATCTGGCGGAAGATGCAGAAGAAGCGGCTGGCCTACGAACAGCTGTACGACATCCGCGCGGTGCGGGTGATGGTCAAGGACGTGGCGGCCTGCTACGCCGCGCTGGGCGTGGTGCATTCGCTGTGGGCGCCGGTGCCCAGCGAGTTCGACGATTACATCGCCCGGCCCAAGGCCAACGACTACCGTTCGCTGCACACCGCCGTGGTCGGCCCGGAAGGGCGCACCATCGAAGTACAGATCCGCAGCCACGACATGCACGCGCAGGCCGAGCTCGGCGTGGCCGCGCACTGGCGCTACAAGGAAGGCAGCAAAGGCGCGGAGAAGGCCTTCGACCGCAAGATCACCTGGATGCGGCAGCTGCTGGAGCAGTCGCAGGAAGGCAATAGCGGTGAACTGGCCGGTGCACTGGATGCCGAGCTGACCGAAGACCGGGTCTACGCGCTCAGTCCGAAGGACGAGGTGATGGACCTGCCGCAGGGTGCCACGCCGCTGGATTTCGCCTACCACGTACACACCATGGTCGGGCACCGCTGCCGTGGCGCCAAGGTCAACGGCCGCATCGTGCCGCTGACCTACCGGCTGCGTAGTGGCGACCGGGTGGAGATCCTCACTGGCAAGGAGGCCGACCCGCGCCGCGACTGGCTGCTGGCCTCCAACGGCTACCTGGCCAGCAACCGTTCGCGCGAAAAGGTGCGTGGCTGGTTCCACAAGCTCGACCGCGCGCGCAACGTGCAGGCCGGGCGCGACCTGCTCGACCGCGAACTGAAGCGGCTCGGGCTGCAGCAGGCCGACCTGTCCATCGCCACGCGCAAGTTCCACGCCGACAGCGTGGACGACCTGTACATCCAGGTGGCACTCGGCGACACCGGCCCGCACCAGGTCAGCCGCGCGCTGCTGGAGGCCGAACGCGCCGCCACCCAGCCGGCCGCGCCGGTGCTGCCACGGCCGACCGCACGCCGCGACAGCCTGGGCACGTCCAAGTTCACCGTGCAGGGCGTGGGCAACCTGCTGGTGCAGCTGGCACGCTGCTGCCAGCCGGTGGCCGGCGAACCCATCGTCGGTTACCTCACCCGCACCCGTGGCGTGACCGTGCACCGCACCGACTGCGCCGCGCTGGCACGCCTGTCGGCGACCAGCCCGCAGCGCATCCTGCCGGTGGAATGGGGCCAGGCCGGCGGAGGTTACGAGGTCGACGTGGTGGTCGACGCGGTTGACCGGCGCTGGCTGCTCAAGGACATCACCAACCTGATCGCGCAGGAAGATGCGTACGTGCTGGACATCCACAGCGACAACGTCCGCAACAGCGGTCGCGCGCACCTGCGCCTGCGGCTCAAGGTGAGCGATTACGGGCAGCTGTCGAACCTGCTCGGAAAGCTGGATGCCTTGCCCGGGGTCAGCGACGCGCGGCGTCTGGGCTGA